The Streptomyces tendae genome has a window encoding:
- a CDS encoding NADP-dependent oxidoreductase encodes MSGHTMRAVTIKGFGGPEVLTSEEVPRPAPLPTEVLVRVHAAGINPVDWKTREGQGMAGLQTFPLILGWDVSGVVEEVGFGVTTLKPGDEVYGMPWFPRAAGAYAEYVTAPARQWARKPATVDHAHAAAVPLAALTAWQILVDTAEVRAGGRVLITAAAGGVGHFAVQFARHLGAHVIATAGAARHAWLKDLGAHETIDYTTTRFEEAAADVDVVIDLVGDAQDRTSTRSLKTLSPGGLLIAVPGGVSPDLAAAAEAAGVRTSGFLVEPDGHALTTIARLIDAGEVTVEVEKTFPLDQAAAAHTHGESGHTRGKLVLTVTD; translated from the coding sequence ATGAGCGGCCACACCATGCGTGCCGTCACGATCAAGGGATTCGGCGGCCCGGAGGTCCTGACCTCCGAGGAGGTGCCCCGCCCCGCACCGCTGCCGACCGAGGTGCTGGTACGCGTCCACGCCGCCGGCATCAACCCCGTGGACTGGAAGACCCGCGAGGGACAGGGCATGGCGGGCCTGCAGACGTTCCCGCTCATTCTGGGCTGGGACGTCTCCGGCGTCGTCGAGGAGGTCGGCTTCGGGGTCACCACGCTCAAGCCGGGCGACGAGGTGTACGGCATGCCGTGGTTCCCGCGCGCCGCCGGAGCCTACGCCGAGTACGTCACGGCGCCGGCCCGCCAGTGGGCCCGCAAGCCCGCCACCGTGGACCACGCGCACGCGGCCGCCGTACCGCTGGCGGCACTGACCGCCTGGCAGATCCTGGTCGACACCGCTGAGGTGCGGGCCGGTGGGCGCGTGCTGATCACGGCCGCCGCCGGAGGGGTGGGCCACTTCGCCGTCCAGTTCGCCCGGCACCTGGGCGCGCACGTGATCGCGACCGCCGGCGCCGCCCGCCACGCCTGGCTGAAGGACCTCGGCGCCCACGAGACGATCGACTACACCACGACCCGCTTCGAAGAAGCCGCGGCCGACGTGGACGTCGTCATCGACCTGGTCGGGGACGCGCAGGACCGGACGAGCACCCGCTCCCTGAAGACCCTCTCCCCGGGCGGCCTGCTGATCGCCGTCCCCGGCGGCGTCTCCCCGGACCTGGCGGCGGCCGCCGAGGCGGCGGGCGTACGGACCAGCGGCTTCCTGGTCGAGCCGGACGGTCACGCACTCACGACGATCGCGCGCCTGATCGACGCGGGCGAGGTCACCGTGGAGGTGGAGAAGACGTTCCCCCTCGACCAGGCCGCCGCGGCCCATACGCACGGCGAGTCCGGCCACACCCGAGGCAAGCTGGTCCTGACCGTGACGGACTGA
- a CDS encoding GlxA family transcriptional regulator: protein MTHRVAVLALDGVLPLDLGIPARVFNEARAPDGSRLYTVGTCSIGGRPVRTHEDFQIVVEHDESLLRTADTVVIATLEPTAELLATGTLPGDVSTLLKSIGQRTRIVSLCTSAFLLAAAGLLDDLRATTHWTLCDAFARLFPGVEVDPNVLFVDNGRILTSAGGAAGIDLCLHLVRQDHGASVAAAAARRVVAAPWREGGQAQFIEHVVPPDTDRSTSATREWALRRLAEPITLEDMARHAHMSVRTFTRRFRQETGVSPLKWLCQRRLAHARQLLESTDLPVARIAGACGFSDPVALRRQFHTYVGLSPAAYRRAHGAPGAAAVQ, encoded by the coding sequence ATGACGCACCGTGTCGCAGTACTCGCCCTCGACGGAGTCCTGCCTCTGGATCTGGGTATCCCGGCCCGGGTGTTCAACGAAGCGCGTGCGCCGGACGGCAGCCGGCTCTACACGGTCGGTACCTGCTCGATCGGCGGGCGGCCGGTTCGTACGCACGAGGATTTCCAGATCGTCGTCGAGCACGACGAGTCACTGCTGCGGACCGCCGACACGGTCGTGATCGCCACCCTGGAACCCACTGCCGAGCTGCTCGCGACAGGGACGCTTCCCGGGGACGTCTCCACTCTTCTGAAGTCGATCGGGCAGCGCACCCGCATCGTGAGCCTGTGCACCTCGGCCTTTCTGCTCGCGGCGGCCGGGCTCCTCGACGATCTGCGGGCCACCACGCACTGGACGCTGTGCGACGCGTTCGCGCGGCTGTTCCCCGGCGTCGAGGTCGATCCGAACGTGCTGTTCGTCGACAACGGCCGTATCCTTACGTCCGCCGGTGGCGCCGCGGGCATCGATCTGTGCCTTCATCTGGTCCGGCAGGACCACGGGGCGAGCGTCGCCGCGGCCGCCGCCCGGCGGGTCGTCGCGGCGCCCTGGCGCGAGGGCGGACAGGCGCAGTTCATCGAGCATGTGGTGCCGCCGGACACCGACCGCTCCACCTCGGCGACCCGGGAATGGGCGCTGCGGCGACTGGCCGAACCGATCACCCTCGAGGACATGGCACGGCACGCCCACATGAGCGTGCGTACCTTCACCCGGCGTTTCCGTCAGGAGACGGGCGTCAGTCCGCTCAAGTGGCTGTGCCAGCGCCGACTGGCCCACGCGCGCCAGCTGTTGGAGTCCACGGATCTGCCCGTCGCCCGGATCGCCGGCGCCTGCGGGTTCAGCGACCCGGTCGCCCTGCGCAGGCAGTTCCACACGTATGTGGGACTGTCTCCGGCTGCCTACCGGCGGGCACACGGCGCGCCGGGGGCGGCCGCGGTGCAGTGA
- a CDS encoding DUF5713 family protein — translation MSVMNEQVAGHAFLRSMHDDPYFPGHLVDEGKAILLRLCLRMETEQPSGLDSLYKLTQAATEEFNLLDERFGAAGSGIETVARQWICEEFWFVASAYGFADADVEVLTANRDW, via the coding sequence ATGTCGGTCATGAATGAGCAGGTGGCGGGACACGCGTTCCTGCGGTCGATGCACGACGACCCGTATTTCCCCGGCCACCTGGTCGACGAGGGGAAGGCGATCCTGCTGCGGCTCTGCCTGCGCATGGAGACCGAGCAGCCGTCCGGCCTGGACAGCCTGTACAAGCTCACCCAGGCCGCGACGGAGGAGTTCAACCTGCTGGACGAGAGGTTCGGCGCGGCCGGGAGCGGCATCGAGACGGTCGCGCGCCAGTGGATCTGCGAGGAGTTCTGGTTCGTCGCGTCGGCCTACGGGTTCGCGGACGCCGACGTGGAGGTGTTGACCGCCAACCGGGACTGGTGA